From Pirellulales bacterium, the proteins below share one genomic window:
- a CDS encoding alpha/beta fold hydrolase: MLVDLVNVSTEDGLRLDGALRTPAAAGQPTLGVDAVLCLHGTGSNFYSSNLMASLAAAIVETGAAALLVNTRGHDGISSTSAPVGRRLQGAAYEIVDACCHDITAWLRLLGERGFKRIGLLGHSLGAVKAIYSQAMRPDPAVAWVAAISPPRLSYSGFLDDTRAEEFLRDYGRAHDLVRHGRPRELIEILFPLPYAISAEGFLDKYGPEERYDALKHIERVACPLVVTYGTEELSTSAAFRGMPEAIAELPGNERRQVMLVTGADHFYAGMYAELWTRIERAVKRLLAN; the protein is encoded by the coding sequence ATGCTTGTCGACCTCGTAAACGTCTCGACCGAAGACGGACTCCGGCTGGATGGCGCCCTTCGTACGCCGGCCGCCGCCGGGCAACCGACTCTAGGCGTCGACGCCGTTCTTTGCCTGCATGGGACTGGCAGTAACTTCTACTCGTCGAATCTGATGGCAAGCCTCGCTGCCGCGATTGTCGAAACCGGCGCCGCGGCTCTGCTGGTCAATACGCGCGGCCACGACGGCATTAGTTCGACCAGCGCCCCGGTCGGCCGCCGCCTACAGGGCGCCGCCTACGAAATTGTTGACGCCTGTTGTCACGATATAACGGCGTGGCTGCGGCTACTGGGCGAACGCGGCTTCAAAAGAATTGGCTTGCTAGGCCACAGCCTGGGCGCCGTCAAGGCGATCTATTCGCAAGCCATGCGCCCTGATCCGGCCGTAGCCTGGGTAGCTGCGATTTCGCCCCCGCGTTTGTCCTACTCGGGATTTCTGGACGATACGCGCGCCGAAGAGTTTCTTCGCGATTACGGACGGGCACACGATTTGGTACGCCATGGTCGGCCGCGCGAGTTAATCGAGATCCTTTTTCCACTCCCCTATGCGATTTCGGCCGAAGGCTTTCTCGACAAGTATGGTCCTGAAGAGCGCTACGACGCGCTAAAGCACATTGAGCGTGTGGCCTGCCCTCTGGTGGTCACCTACGGAACGGAAGAACTGTCGACGAGCGCAGCATTTCGCGGCATGCCAGAGGCGATTGCAGAGTTACCCGGCAACGAACGCCGACAGGTGATGCTGGTGACCGGCGCCGATCATTTCTACGCCGGTATGTATGCCGAATTGTGGACCCGGATCGAGCGGGCCGTCAAACGATTACTAGCGAATTAG
- a CDS encoding thioredoxin family protein, producing MTTISLAIALQTAIFATTTNSYAEARAKTSETGKPLVVLVGADWCPACQQMKNTALPQVAKRGALGKVAFAVVNTDHDRELAHQLMRGGSIPQLVMYRETPTGWKRESLVGAQDPAAIESFINRGLEGLKAPDTSLGNADTTPASQQ from the coding sequence ATGACGACGATCTCTCTCGCGATCGCACTACAGACCGCGATCTTTGCCACGACGACCAACTCATATGCAGAGGCGCGTGCCAAGACCTCTGAGACCGGTAAGCCTTTGGTGGTATTGGTTGGCGCCGATTGGTGCCCTGCCTGTCAGCAGATGAAGAACACCGCACTGCCGCAAGTCGCCAAACGCGGTGCTCTGGGAAAAGTCGCCTTTGCGGTGGTGAACACCGATCACGACCGCGAATTGGCACATCAACTCATGCGGGGGGGCTCAATCCCGCAGTTGGTCATGTATCGCGAAACTCCCACCGGTTGGAAGCGTGAGTCGCTCGTCGGCGCGCAAGACCCTGCCGCGATCGAATCGTTCATTAATCGTGGTTTGGAAGGCCTCAAAGCGCCCGACACATCGCTGGGGAATGCGGATACGACGCCGGCATCGCAGCAGTAG